A genomic window from Prunus persica cultivar Lovell chromosome G2, Prunus_persica_NCBIv2, whole genome shotgun sequence includes:
- the LOC18786016 gene encoding B3 domain-containing protein Os04g0386900 yields the protein FPVDAVGDLPTSNPVIELEGDEFWPLSGKPFFDVVLTKTTIKPMYQLVVPGKFNATLPSCSIHTVLAFRGKNWEIIYHESSSCKRLDNWRPFAIDNNLKVGGACVFEQLECSSTRLVFRVQILRGDIPSEFLDKLNGDNVDAPIVLE from the exons AAATCCCGTGATTGAACTAGAAGGGGATGAATTTTGGCCACTTTCTGGGAAACCCTTTTTTGATGTGGTTCTCACGAAAACAACTATCAAACCCATGTACCAACTA GTGGTCCCAGGCAAATTTAATGCAACACTACCTTCCTGTTCAATCCATACGGTTCTTGCATTTCGGGGCAAGAACTGGGAGATAATATATCATGAATCATCCAGTTGTAAAAGACTTGATAACTGGAGACCATTTGCCATTGACAACAATTTGAAGGTTGGAGGTGCATGTGTGTTTGAACAACTAGAGTGCAGCAGTACTAGGCTAGTATTTAGAGTCCAAATTCTCAGAGGTGACATCCCATCTGAATTTCTAGACAAGCTCAATGGTGATAATGTAGATGCACCAATTGTTCTTGAATAG